In one window of Acanthochromis polyacanthus isolate Apoly-LR-REF ecotype Palm Island chromosome 8, KAUST_Apoly_ChrSc, whole genome shotgun sequence DNA:
- the lmo2 gene encoding rhombotin-2, with the protein MTSTIERKTLEANEEPVDEVLQMPPSLLTCGGCQQSIGDRFFLKAIEQYWHEDCLSCDLCGCRLGEVGRRLYYKLGRKLCRRDYLRLFGQDGLCASCEKRIRAFEMTMRVRDKVYHLECFKCAACQKHFCVGDRYLLINSDIVCEQDIFEWTKINNNNMV; encoded by the exons ATGACATCCACTATAGAGAGGAAGACACTGGAAGCCAATGA GGAGCCGGTGGATGAGGTCCTCCAGATGCCGCCGTCTCTGCTGACATGTGGCGGCTGTCAGCAGAGCATCGGAGACAGATTCTTCCTGAAGGCCATCGAGCAGTACTGGCACGAGGACTGTCTGAGCTGCGACCTGTGTGGCTGCCGGCTGGGGGAGGTGGGCCGCCGGCTCTACTACAAGCTGGGAAGAAAATTGTGTCGGAGAGATTACCTCAG GCTGTTTGGTCAGGACGGTCTCTGCGCTTCCTGTGAGAAGAGGATCCGGGCGTTTGAGATGACAATGCGTGTGCGAGACAAGGTTTACCATCTAGAGTGCTTCAAGTGTGCTGCCTGCCAGAAGCACTTCTGTGTGGGTGATCGCTACCTTCTCATCAACTCAGATATTGTGTGTGAGCAGGACATCTTTGAGTGGACCAAGATCAACAATAACAATATGGTTTAG